Proteins from a single region of Tamandua tetradactyla isolate mTamTet1 chromosome 12, mTamTet1.pri, whole genome shotgun sequence:
- the C12H8orf33 gene encoding UPF0488 protein C8orf33 homolog isoform X2 — MAAPVRAAQETTSAAPALGPCAPHGSRLPGPVPSARSPSSVTPHPARLCSRHPTFKDTDSGVHPVGDGGGAASKKRKKKRRNGASVADGGEKASEKRVPEEPPLSAEAQAEQLAQELAWCVEQLELGLRTQRPSLKQKKQATGAIRTLCSERTPLPRKRQLMHSLFGDYRAQMEAERKEALRALRAAAHLAHVKPVDEATRKKSQRVCRPRRVGAAKAFLDTPDEEFRFNFF, encoded by the exons ATGGCG gcccctgtcCGCGCTGCTCAGGAGACGACGTCGGCGGCCCCAGCCCTAGGTCCCTGCGCGCCCCACGGTTCCCGGCTCCCTGGCCCGGTTCCCAGTGCCCGGAGTCCTTCCTCTGTAACGCCCCATCCAGCCCGTCTGTGCTCGCGGCATCCCACCTTTAAGGACACTGACTCCGGGGTGCACCCTGTAGGCGACGGCGGAGGCGCGGCTtcgaagaagaggaagaaaaaacgCCGGAACGGCGCCTCTGTGGCCGACGGCGGCGAGAAGGCCTCAGAAAAGCGCGTCCCAGAGGAGCCCCCACTAAGCGCTGAGGCCCAG GCTGAGCAGCTGGCCCAGGAATTGGCCTGGTGTGTGGAGCAGCTGGAGCTCGGTCTCAGGACCCAGAGACCCAGCCTAAAACAGA AGAAGCAGGCTACTGGGGCAATCCGGACACTGTGCAGTGAAAGAACCCCCTTGCCCCGGAAGAGGCAGCTCATGCACTCCTTGTTTGGAGACTACAGGGCTCAGATGGAAGCAGAACGGAAGGAGGCCCTGCGTGCTCTCAGGGCCG CAGCCCACTTGGCACACGTAAAGCCTGTAGATGAGGCCACCAGAAAGAAGAGCCAAAGGGTCTGCAGGCCCCGCCGAGTGGGGGCAGCCAAGGCCTTCCTGGATACTCCTGATGAAGAGTTTAGGTTCAATTTCTTTTAG
- the C12H8orf33 gene encoding UPF0488 protein C8orf33 homolog isoform X3, protein MTSALPPFLQAPVRAAQETTSAAPALGDGGGAASKKRKKKRRNGASVADGGEKASEKRVPEEPPLSAEAQAEQLAQELAWCVEQLELGLRTQRPSLKQKKQATGAIRTLCSERTPLPRKRQLMHSLFGDYRAQMEAERKEALRALRAAAHLAHVKPVDEATRKKSQRVCRPRRVGAAKAFLDTPDEEFRFNFF, encoded by the exons ATGACCTCCGCGCTGCCTCcctttctccaggcccctgtcCGCGCTGCTCAGGAGACGACGTCGGCGGCCCCAGCCCTAG GCGACGGCGGAGGCGCGGCTtcgaagaagaggaagaaaaaacgCCGGAACGGCGCCTCTGTGGCCGACGGCGGCGAGAAGGCCTCAGAAAAGCGCGTCCCAGAGGAGCCCCCACTAAGCGCTGAGGCCCAG GCTGAGCAGCTGGCCCAGGAATTGGCCTGGTGTGTGGAGCAGCTGGAGCTCGGTCTCAGGACCCAGAGACCCAGCCTAAAACAGA AGAAGCAGGCTACTGGGGCAATCCGGACACTGTGCAGTGAAAGAACCCCCTTGCCCCGGAAGAGGCAGCTCATGCACTCCTTGTTTGGAGACTACAGGGCTCAGATGGAAGCAGAACGGAAGGAGGCCCTGCGTGCTCTCAGGGCCG CAGCCCACTTGGCACACGTAAAGCCTGTAGATGAGGCCACCAGAAAGAAGAGCCAAAGGGTCTGCAGGCCCCGCCGAGTGGGGGCAGCCAAGGCCTTCCTGGATACTCCTGATGAAGAGTTTAGGTTCAATTTCTTTTAG
- the C12H8orf33 gene encoding UPF0488 protein C8orf33 homolog isoform X1, protein MTSALPPFLQAPVRAAQETTSAAPALGPCAPHGSRLPGPVPSARSPSSVTPHPARLCSRHPTFKDTDSGVHPVGDGGGAASKKRKKKRRNGASVADGGEKASEKRVPEEPPLSAEAQAEQLAQELAWCVEQLELGLRTQRPSLKQKKQATGAIRTLCSERTPLPRKRQLMHSLFGDYRAQMEAERKEALRALRAAAHLAHVKPVDEATRKKSQRVCRPRRVGAAKAFLDTPDEEFRFNFF, encoded by the exons ATGACCTCCGCGCTGCCTCcctttctccaggcccctgtcCGCGCTGCTCAGGAGACGACGTCGGCGGCCCCAGCCCTAGGTCCCTGCGCGCCCCACGGTTCCCGGCTCCCTGGCCCGGTTCCCAGTGCCCGGAGTCCTTCCTCTGTAACGCCCCATCCAGCCCGTCTGTGCTCGCGGCATCCCACCTTTAAGGACACTGACTCCGGGGTGCACCCTGTAGGCGACGGCGGAGGCGCGGCTtcgaagaagaggaagaaaaaacgCCGGAACGGCGCCTCTGTGGCCGACGGCGGCGAGAAGGCCTCAGAAAAGCGCGTCCCAGAGGAGCCCCCACTAAGCGCTGAGGCCCAG GCTGAGCAGCTGGCCCAGGAATTGGCCTGGTGTGTGGAGCAGCTGGAGCTCGGTCTCAGGACCCAGAGACCCAGCCTAAAACAGA AGAAGCAGGCTACTGGGGCAATCCGGACACTGTGCAGTGAAAGAACCCCCTTGCCCCGGAAGAGGCAGCTCATGCACTCCTTGTTTGGAGACTACAGGGCTCAGATGGAAGCAGAACGGAAGGAGGCCCTGCGTGCTCTCAGGGCCG CAGCCCACTTGGCACACGTAAAGCCTGTAGATGAGGCCACCAGAAAGAAGAGCCAAAGGGTCTGCAGGCCCCGCCGAGTGGGGGCAGCCAAGGCCTTCCTGGATACTCCTGATGAAGAGTTTAGGTTCAATTTCTTTTAG